The Tolypothrix sp. NIES-4075 genomic interval ATTCGCAAACCCCAATACTAAAAAATCATAGATAGCCAAAACTTGTTTAGTGTAACTAGCAGCACCCGCAGCTGCATCATGAGTGATTGTATCCTGTGCGGAACTATAGCTGTTTTGCATGTTGGAGCGCACTTTATGTAGTTTAATGTTAAATAAATCATATTATAAAAGGCACACTTAAATCTAATAATTTTCTACGGTTCATACCGTACAACCACTTTACGGATAATAAAATGCCTGGGTATTTTGAGGATGTTTGCGGATATCGGCTAATAATTCTTCTCGTGTTACATTTATGGCTAAAGTCGAATTTAATAAGCATTTAGGCATTTGACTTACTCAAAATGCCTTTTGACTTACTCCTAAAGGTGTTTTCCGCAAGCAAAATGCCTTTTGACTTACTCAAAATGCCTTTTGACTTACTCCTAAAGGTGTTTTCCGCAAGCAAAATGCCTTTTGACTTACTCAAAATGCCTTTTGACTTACTCCTAAAGGTGTTTTCCGCAAGCAAAATGCCTTTTGACTTACTCAAACCCCAGTTTGCTTTCTCATTTAAGTAATTCACGCAGTCATCACAACTATCGCTAATGCGATGCGGAGTACCGCAACCTTACGGAACGCTTGCCGATGCATTTAAAAACACTTGGATGCAGTTCCACAACACCCCTCTCCCTAACAAGCTACCGTGTACACACAAGTCGGAAAAACCTCACCCTCGCTTTACCCTACGGGTAAATCTTTCCCTCTCCTTACTAAGGAGAGGGATGTCCGAAGGACAGGGTGAGGTTTTGAGGATTTTAACGGCTTAAGCGGTTACTACCTTAACGATCGCTTATTTATGGAGATTTTTTGCGCTGGGATAAATTAAATCGACACGCGATCGCTTAACTATCTTTTTTCTGACCGTAATCGTAGAATTTGAAAGTGTAGCTTATCAGTGCGTAGATACAGACATCTTAATGAGACAGTGGTGTAAGCAAACCCCATTTTATCAAGCCAATGTCTAGGCAGAGGCTCAAATAAAAATTTTAAGCCTAGTATTATTATGTAATAAAACCCTTCCCTGCCATGACCGATGAAATTCCAGTCAAAAAAATTTTAGTGTTGTCAGCAAATCCGAAGGGTACAAAACCACTGCGTCTGGGTGAGGAGATACGTGAAATCAAGGATGGGTTACGACGAGCAAGAGAACGCGAACGATTTATCATAGAGTCTGCGGAAGCAGTGCGCTACAGAGATATTCGTCGAGCTATCTTGGATTATGAGCCACATATTGTCCATTTTTCTGGACATGGTTTAGAAGAGGGTTTAGTTTTTGAGGATGAGACAGGACGAGAGAAGCTAGTAGAACCACAAGCGCTAGCTGGATTATTTAAATTATTCGCGGATCAAGTGGAGTGTGTATTGCTCAATGCTTGCTATTCTGAGCATCAAGCTAAAGCGATCGCTCAACATATAAATTACGTTATTGGCATGAGTCACGCGATCGGTGATAAAGCCGCGATTGAATTCGCTGTTGGTTTTTACGATGCTCTGCTCGCTAGAAGAAGTGTTGAAATTGCTTATCAATTTGGTTGTAATGCTATTCAAATGGCAAGTATTCCAGAGCATCTGACACCGAAACTTTTGAAACAAGCTGAAGCTGAATTAAAGAAGTTGCAAAACTACGACGATATTAAAGACGAATACGTAAATTTACTGAAACAAGAAGAGGAACAACAAGAAGCCCAGAAGCGACGACAAGAGGAACAAGTAGAAGCTCACAGACTACAACGACAACAAGAACAACAAGAAGCCGAAAGACTGCAACGACAAAAACAAAAGACTAATGACCTGCCCTCTGAAAAGGGAGTAGACTACACCAAACTGCGTGACTTGCTAGCAGCAGGCAAGTGGAAAGACGCAGATCAGGAAACTCTGGCAGTGATGCTCCAAGCCACTGGCAGAGAAAAAGAAGGTTGGCTTGATTATGAATCTATTAAAAAGTTTTCTTGCACAGACTTACGCACCATTGACCAACTTTGGGTAAAATACAGTAATGGGCGATTTGGGTTTAGTGTGCAAAAGCGCATTTGGGAAAGTGTAGGAAAAGACTACGGCAAGTTTGGTGATCGCGTCGGCTGGCGTCAGATGAGAACAGAGATAGTTGACAAATGGTTTGGATTGAAACAAGAAACCCAACATCAACCCTTTTGGCTAAACCAAGATCAATTAACCTACGACACTAGTGCCCCCGAAGGACACCTTCCCTTAAGAAATGGCCATCTCCATCCATCTCGATTGATGTCTTATTTTGTTAAGATTTTGATCGGTGATCACTTGACCCGGTTTGACCCGGGTCTTAGATTCTCTTCTCTCGCGTCGAGACTTGTAAACTGTAACATATAAGGCTTACACGAAATTATAAAGATTCACAAACAAGTCGTTACTCACGAAGTATTGCGGGTTCTAGGTTGACCTTACCTGGCACTGGGTATGATAAAAAGCATCTTCTTGTTTTTGTAGTACGATGCTGGCAACTTGCGGGTTATAACAATTAGCACTCAATAACTTGCACGCTACATCTTCTATTTCTTCGTTACTTGCTTCCCATTCATCCCAAGGCAGTCTCATTTGTCCTGGAGACGATTTCTTGACCTTTTTTTTGGGAGCATCCCAAATGTGTAAGTTATATCAAACCCAGGTTATAAATTGTCATTGCGAGCGCAACGTAGTGGAGTGAAGCAATCCCATATCTTGCGATTGCTTCACTACGCTGTCGCTTCGTTCGCAATGACAAACATGTTCTTGCAAAATTGGGATGCTCCCTTTTTTTTAGCCTTCAACCCTGCTAATGATATCATCCAATTATCCAATAACTCCCAATACGGTTCGGTTAGGGCAGGAGACGCGATAAATCGCCGTCTCTACAAAGGGCTTATTATTGTAAAGACGGGGATTTATCGCGTCTTTGTGATCTATAATTTTCATCAAAAAATCTTATCCGAACCGTATTGCAATAACTCCTATCTTGTACAGACGCGATTAATCGCGTAACTTGTACAGACGCGATTAATCGCGTCTACGGCTCATACCGTACAATCACTTGACGCGATAATATAGAATCTGCACAATTAACATTACCCGTCAAACTTTTACAAGCATCTGCAACTTCAGAAAGACCGATGGTAATGCGAACATGCAAACCGTAATCAGTTGGGTAAACCTCATACAAAAACGGTTTGTCAGTTTCCGCAGTTAACGCAGCTGCTAAAACTGGTGTTGTACAAATTATCGCTTTTTTATCTGGTGGAATATAAAAATCTATAAAAAAATCGCGATCGCTAATCTCATTTGTCCACCCACTACCCACCGGATAAGTAGACCAGGATATACATTTAAAATCTAGTCCCTTTTCATACTCAAAACCCCTTTGTACAGCAATTTTCGGAATCAAACGAGGATTATCTACTTGTTTTTCTTCTAATTGTTTCAGCAACTTATCAACATTTATAATTCTTGTTCTAACAATATCAGCCAATAAACAAGTAAGTAACCCTAAAAAAATCGTCGTCAACGTTATTATTAACCAATGCTTCTTTATTTTGTAGTTAATAAACATGTTTTTCATATTTTATCGAACAGCTTGTAAATACTAAACAAATGATACTTGCATTTTTCCGGAAAATATTATATCTCTAAATTAAACTTCTTTCTTTGCGCCTTTGCGCCTTGGCGTGAGAAAATATTATATGTTACAATCCACAACCCAAAACCTCCGATTCCAAGCCATCCAATTTTTAGAACAAACTCCCGAACAACGTTTGCAAATTCTCCAAAAAATTGGTATAGCTCGTTATGACTTTTTAACCAAAATGCGCTTAAACGAAGCAAACATAAATTGTCTCATACGCTTTTTACAAAATCCAAATCAGCTAAAATTTCCTAACTTAATCGAAGCCGATTTATCTAACTTAATTTTGGATGAAGTAAATTTTATTCGTGGTAATTTATCAAAAGCAAATATCCAAAACAGCAGTTTAAAAAATGCAGATTTACTATTTGCTAACTTTACTAATGCAGATTTAAGAAATGCAGATTTGCAAGGAGCAACTCTGAATGAAACTATATGGTTAAATGCTCTTGTAGATGAGTGTCGATTTGGTGAGGGTATTGGTTTAACAATAAGTCAACGTAAAGATTTACAACTTCGCGGCGCTAGGTTTGATTATTAGGAAGATGATAATTAGAATAACGAACCGCCAAGTACGCCAAGTACGCCAAGAATAATAGGACTTACGCAGAAACCCTCTGCAACTCTTATTCCTTCGTGTCCTTCGTGTCTTCGTGGTTCGTTTTTCCGTTACCTGTGCGTAAGTCCTAAATAAATAGAACTATATTAATGAGTAATTATATGAAGTTACCACAAAAGTTGATGCTGCTAGGTTCGGGAGAATTAGGCAAAGAGTTTGTAATTGCGGCTCAACGTCTAGGAAATTATGTAATTGCGGTTGACCGCTATGCTAATGCTCCAGCTATGCAAGTTGCTGACTGTTCGGAAGTTATTTCTATGCTGAGTGGAGATGATTTAGAAGCTATAGTTAGTAAACATCAGCCTGATTTTATCATCCCAGAAATTGAAGCGATTAGAACCGAAAAGTTACTGGAGTTTGAATCAAGAGGAATTACGGTTATTCCCACGGCAGCAGCTACTAATTATACGATGAATCGTGACAGGATTAGGGAATTAGCACATCAGCAATTAGGCATCAGAACTGCTAAATATGGTTATGCGGAAAACTTAGAAGAGTTAATTGCTGTTAGTAATGAGATTGGGTTTCCTAATGTTGTTAAACCTGTGATGTCATCGTCAGGAAAAGGTCAATCTGTGGTGCAAAATAAAAGTG includes:
- a CDS encoding NosD domain-containing protein; amino-acid sequence: MNYLNEKANWGLSKSKGILLAENTFRSKSKGILSKSKGILLAENTFRSKSKGILSKSKGILLAENTFRSKSKGILSKSNA
- a CDS encoding GUN4 domain-containing protein; this encodes MTDEIPVKKILVLSANPKGTKPLRLGEEIREIKDGLRRARERERFIIESAEAVRYRDIRRAILDYEPHIVHFSGHGLEEGLVFEDETGREKLVEPQALAGLFKLFADQVECVLLNACYSEHQAKAIAQHINYVIGMSHAIGDKAAIEFAVGFYDALLARRSVEIAYQFGCNAIQMASIPEHLTPKLLKQAEAELKKLQNYDDIKDEYVNLLKQEEEQQEAQKRRQEEQVEAHRLQRQQEQQEAERLQRQKQKTNDLPSEKGVDYTKLRDLLAAGKWKDADQETLAVMLQATGREKEGWLDYESIKKFSCTDLRTIDQLWVKYSNGRFGFSVQKRIWESVGKDYGKFGDRVGWRQMRTEIVDKWFGLKQETQHQPFWLNQDQLTYDTSAPEGHLPLRNGHLHPSRLMSYFVKILIGDHLTRFDPGLRFSSLASRLVNCNI
- a CDS encoding pentapeptide repeat-containing protein — protein: MLQSTTQNLRFQAIQFLEQTPEQRLQILQKIGIARYDFLTKMRLNEANINCLIRFLQNPNQLKFPNLIEADLSNLILDEVNFIRGNLSKANIQNSSLKNADLLFANFTNADLRNADLQGATLNETIWLNALVDECRFGEGIGLTISQRKDLQLRGARFDY